In the genome of Flexistipes sinusarabici DSM 4947, one region contains:
- the proB gene encoding glutamate 5-kinase translates to MRKIPIIKTIVIKIGSNIITDQINGINQTFISELSGTISRVKEFAENVVIVSSGSVAAGFRCLGYKSKPEDIIDKQACAAVGQTRLIRLYEKEFSKNNINVAQILLTKDDLSNRRRYLNARYTIRKLLEHGSIPIINENDSVVVDELKYIESFGDNDNLSALVAGLISADMLLILSDVEGLFDKDPTKYADAKLVSEVKYVNNEMLNYAGDSVSGIGTGGMKSKIKAAKKALDSGCYVGIINGNSTENVLKFLRGEETGTFFSHIEDPKNKKKLWLAYATIPKGDIVVDDGAVRAVRINKKSLLPSGIVDVSGKFGIGDVVRIVNKNEEEIGRGKVRYSHFDLKKIMGRKTSEIYDILGYKFSDEVIHRDDMVLEIT, encoded by the coding sequence ATGCGAAAAATTCCTATAATAAAAACAATTGTTATCAAGATCGGCAGCAATATTATAACCGACCAAATAAATGGCATAAACCAGACCTTTATTTCCGAATTATCCGGGACAATTTCTCGTGTGAAAGAATTTGCAGAGAATGTTGTTATAGTCTCTTCCGGCTCAGTAGCTGCGGGTTTTCGGTGTCTCGGATACAAATCCAAACCTGAAGATATAATTGACAAACAGGCATGCGCAGCGGTTGGCCAAACCAGGCTTATCCGTCTTTACGAAAAGGAATTCAGTAAAAATAATATCAATGTCGCCCAGATTCTTTTAACCAAAGATGACTTATCAAACAGAAGACGCTACCTCAATGCAAGATACACAATAAGAAAATTGCTTGAGCACGGAAGCATACCGATAATAAATGAGAATGACTCTGTGGTGGTTGACGAGTTAAAATATATAGAAAGTTTCGGTGACAATGATAATTTATCCGCCCTTGTTGCCGGTCTCATTTCGGCAGATATGCTTCTGATTTTATCTGATGTGGAGGGGCTTTTTGACAAAGACCCTACAAAATATGCTGATGCAAAACTTGTGAGCGAAGTAAAATATGTCAATAATGAGATGCTTAATTACGCCGGTGACTCGGTTTCGGGTATAGGTACGGGCGGAATGAAGTCCAAGATTAAAGCAGCTAAAAAGGCTTTGGATTCAGGATGTTATGTGGGAATAATCAATGGCAACTCCACAGAAAATGTTTTGAAATTTTTAAGAGGAGAGGAAACGGGAACTTTTTTTTCACATATTGAGGATCCCAAAAATAAAAAGAAATTATGGCTTGCCTATGCTACTATTCCCAAAGGTGATATAGTGGTTGATGACGGTGCTGTAAGAGCTGTCAGAATAAATAAAAAATCTCTGCTTCCTTCGGGTATTGTGGATGTTTCCGGTAAGTTCGGTATTGGTGATGTTGTTAGAATTGTAAATAAAAATGAAGAGGAAATTGGAAGAGGTAAGGTGCGTTACTCCCATTTTGATCTGAAAAAGATTATGGGCAGGAAAACCTCTGAAATTTATGATATTCTCGGCTACAAATTCAGCGATGAAGTGATTCATAGAGACGATATGGTACTTGAAATTACTTAG
- a CDS encoding response regulator, which yields MMPENFLFIITNIKLEDGSGYEILEKSKQKNVLTPVIGITGYVDELEDTYMSINFDALIRKPLHLQDFLKKLNEVNSKYFQVFFYGSFSEFREASPETSDKKMVVFTTEEYAVDVHEYLKEKQLNSFGVVVPGFIYRSNVFESGIMTMFISKKATELKLCDSASLFDSDPEGTKSHLIFYDVCTLDLDEFCDKYGKKLESNYVLGVGCGDKYLRRGPLFLTRKVSMTNLVW from the coding sequence ATGATGCCAGAGAATTTTCTTTTTATCATAACGAATATTAAGCTTGAAGATGGCAGCGGTTATGAAATCCTCGAAAAGTCTAAGCAAAAAAATGTATTAACACCTGTTATCGGCATCACGGGTTATGTAGATGAGCTGGAAGACACATATATGTCGATTAATTTTGATGCGCTTATCAGAAAACCTCTTCATTTGCAGGATTTTTTGAAAAAACTTAACGAGGTGAACAGTAAGTATTTTCAGGTATTTTTTTACGGTTCATTCAGTGAATTCAGAGAGGCTTCGCCTGAAACATCTGATAAAAAAATGGTGGTTTTTACTACGGAAGAGTATGCCGTTGATGTGCATGAGTATTTGAAAGAAAAGCAGTTGAATTCTTTCGGGGTTGTTGTCCCCGGATTTATTTACAGGTCGAATGTTTTTGAGAGCGGTATCATGACGATGTTTATTTCAAAAAAGGCAACGGAGTTAAAACTGTGTGACTCAGCCAGTCTTTTTGATTCTGATCCGGAAGGCACTAAATCACACCTGATTTTCTACGATGTCTGCACACTGGATTTGGACGAATTCTGCGACAAGTATGGGAAAAAGCTGGAAAGCAATTATGTTTTAGGTGTTGGCTGTGGCGACAAGTATTTGAGAAGGGGACCGCTCTTTTTGACAAGAAAGGTTTCCATGACAAATCTTGTCTGGTGA
- a CDS encoding HAD family hydrolase — protein sequence MFAFVIFDLDGTLVDTIDDIHESLNCTLKHFEFPLLKKEMTKSYVGDGMRKLVERAVGEANFTSEIETHFRKIYSENIINKTKLFDGIPELLKELRNKQINAVVISNKSLALTEKIIKYFHMDKIINDWYGGDSLKTKKPSPEPVLKALEKYKIEKKHAIMIGDNHTDILAGSAAGIKTCFCSYGYGTIGSSKPDYYADTPKELTKIILS from the coding sequence ATGTTTGCTTTTGTGATTTTTGATCTGGACGGCACACTTGTGGACACAATAGATGATATCCACGAAAGCCTGAACTGTACCTTAAAACACTTCGAATTCCCCCTTTTGAAAAAGGAAATGACAAAATCCTATGTGGGCGATGGAATGCGGAAACTTGTGGAAAGGGCTGTTGGTGAAGCTAATTTTACCAGCGAAATTGAAACTCATTTCAGAAAAATTTATTCAGAAAATATAATAAATAAAACAAAACTGTTTGACGGTATACCGGAGCTTTTAAAAGAATTACGAAATAAACAGATAAACGCTGTTGTAATTTCTAACAAATCCTTAGCGCTAACGGAAAAAATTATTAAGTACTTCCATATGGATAAGATAATAAACGATTGGTATGGCGGAGACAGTCTTAAAACAAAGAAACCATCACCGGAACCCGTACTGAAAGCTCTGGAAAAATACAAAATTGAAAAAAAACATGCAATTATGATAGGGGACAATCACACCGATATATTGGCAGGATCAGCAGCCGGTATAAAAACCTGCTTCTGTTCTTACGGCTACGGAACAATAGGCTCAAGTAAGCCGGATTACTATGCAGACACACCGAAAGAACTGACCAAAATAATCTTAAGCTAA
- a CDS encoding DUF3617 domain-containing protein: MFIKIFSTAFLFFFLVSFSFAEPNMNEGKWEITTKTEIKGMPMQMPPQTYTQCIKKEDIVPNTQSQNNMSDECKILNNEVNGDTVYWEIECKLNNGGVSTGKGTVTYHGDTLEGRVDINVSGGNMGDVKMIQHMNGKRIGDCK, translated from the coding sequence ATGTTTATAAAAATTTTTTCTACAGCTTTTTTGTTCTTTTTTCTTGTCTCTTTTTCTTTTGCCGAGCCTAATATGAATGAAGGTAAATGGGAGATTACAACTAAGACCGAAATTAAAGGGATGCCGATGCAGATGCCGCCACAAACATATACGCAGTGTATTAAAAAAGAGGATATTGTACCAAATACTCAGAGTCAGAATAATATGAGCGATGAGTGTAAAATTTTGAATAATGAAGTCAACGGTGACACTGTTTACTGGGAAATTGAGTGTAAGTTAAACAATGGTGGTGTTTCAACAGGCAAGGGAACCGTTACATATCATGGCGACACACTTGAGGGCAGAGTAGATATTAACGTTTCCGGCGGTAATATGGGTGATGTTAAAATGATTCAGCATATGAACGGCAAACGGATCGGTGATTGCAAATAA
- a CDS encoding IS5 family transposase, which yields MYYLLKTKGVVMEKYIEPTVLDSMLDFKANDSTYLDKINSLIDWKKVKSILDKKYRWTKNTSGSRAYSPLLLFKILLVQSWEKLSDPQAEFALKDRLSVIRFVGVSVSGEVPDHSTISRFRSRLLELEIFDELFSEINRQLSELNLIVKSRKEAIIDATLVESSCRPRKVVNDIAEDRHEGDDDNDSSCGGSGGNNESNISYSKDTDASWLKKGNRAYYGYKQFFCVNSDGYILGEMVKSARESEVRNLAPLLQKLNLPKGTAIYADKGYSSESNRKDISGTYADMIMYKAARNKPLTGFQKFHNKAVSKVRYVVEQAIGLIKLHFGYTRSRFIGIDKVRLELSIHCMAYNLRKGALRMI from the coding sequence ATGTATTATTTATTAAAGACAAAAGGAGTTGTTATGGAAAAGTACATAGAACCCACAGTATTAGATTCAATGTTAGACTTTAAAGCTAATGATTCGACTTATCTTGATAAGATAAATTCACTTATAGACTGGAAGAAAGTAAAATCAATCCTTGATAAGAAATACAGATGGACTAAGAACACATCTGGCAGCAGAGCTTATTCCCCGTTACTTTTGTTTAAAATACTTTTAGTACAGTCGTGGGAAAAGCTGAGTGACCCTCAGGCTGAATTTGCCTTAAAGGATCGGTTGTCAGTAATAAGATTTGTAGGAGTAAGTGTATCCGGAGAAGTTCCGGATCACAGTACCATCAGCAGGTTTCGGAGCAGATTACTTGAATTGGAGATATTTGACGAGTTATTTTCAGAGATAAACAGGCAGTTATCGGAATTAAATTTAATAGTGAAAAGCAGGAAGGAAGCGATAATAGATGCGACATTGGTAGAGTCCTCGTGCCGTCCCCGTAAAGTAGTAAATGATATTGCAGAAGATCGGCATGAAGGAGATGATGACAATGATAGTTCCTGTGGTGGTTCCGGAGGGAATAATGAAAGCAACATAAGTTATTCGAAGGACACTGATGCGAGTTGGTTAAAGAAGGGTAATAGAGCGTATTATGGCTACAAACAATTTTTCTGTGTAAATTCGGACGGTTATATATTGGGAGAAATGGTAAAGAGTGCCAGAGAGAGTGAGGTGCGGAATTTGGCACCTTTATTACAAAAGCTTAATTTGCCTAAGGGAACGGCAATATATGCAGATAAAGGCTACAGCAGTGAATCTAACCGCAAAGACATATCAGGAACCTATGCAGATATGATAATGTATAAGGCAGCGCGGAATAAGCCACTTACAGGATTTCAGAAATTTCATAACAAGGCAGTAAGCAAGGTTCGTTATGTCGTTGAGCAGGCAATTGGATTGATTAAGCTTCATTTTGGTTATACTCGTAGCCGGTTTATAGGTATTGATAAAGTTAGGCTGGAATTGTCTATACATTGTATGGCATATAATCTGAGAAAGGGTGCTTTAAGAATGATTTGA
- a CDS encoding ATP-binding protein has protein sequence MKLKKLLSSLLLFLALTAGYSTAFAAYDNILIINSYFTNYAWTEQQLNGFFSKLKESNMFAGFEYHIENLDTKKMPFNAEYREQFVQMIKFKYYKTPHSPKAIYITDDNAMTFFLEDLNELFPETPVIFSGVNNLDLMNKLDPKKFSGCFEKKDISRNVDFIIKHFGRNKRLIFIGDNSPTASIINKQIKKTMAEDYKGINYKIKTIPSISDIRSVLETVREKNNIYILTTIGAVRHGISRATPISVVINEISTYIGKSPLISMEDVFVREGVLGGYVTSGRLAGRYAASILETLLQKPEKFKNYLNYPKKTNEYLFNYPELQKFNIKIEELPENAKIINKPFSVYEEYKEIIWLVTLILIFMFIAVVMLELKIIADKKFRETERKMREMLRISRHIIYHFSFRKQKYEYISEYASEILGFQMDFFHTPNSSLHKNFMNTDDYSEAAAKIEKAAKNKEKSIELSYRLKTVDGDYRWFRDVANLIYDENNNLSAIAGTAYDVDTEKRVNDAMNIIIAKTSRMQGVEYFNEIVKDICQILQCKYVFIAKVKNENKAETVAFCKNGELTENFIFSIKNSPCSTDRDGTKCIYPHNLRLSFPECEMTRSLGIESFFGFQMFDETGNKIGLLAAMDDKPMEKEQIYQNILSLVSKRASLELERIGYINKLNDERERLHVIIKSIGDAVVVTDLNGTITLVNRTFENYYGKKSSYIYGKNIKDILFFYDENTSEKAENPVDEILANGLTVSKEVSALLETDLGERFFIEDSVSPLRDFESKIIGAVLIFRDATVKRKVEEEQAKQARLESVGILAGGIAHDFNNMLAALSANVDLIKLLDKQNKFSEKISNIEQLIGNAKNLSQQLLTFSKGGRPEIKKVDIKPLAENSFEFMLRGSSVSYEIKTDKNLWTALIDLGQFSQVLQNLLINARQAIEPDSGKVTASITNYEADETDKVYEPGRYLKLVLADNGPGIEKKQLEKIFDPYFSTKEGGSGLGLAITHSVIKKHNGYIHVDSKPGKGTTFTILIPATLQKPDEKHTKNNFTISGMNKKILVMDDDRMVQDSLGNILTHYGFDVYIASDGTEFLKKYRELMDKMEKPSLVFLDITIPGGMGAQEAIKKALEMDSEIKAVVMSGYSESDAMLNPENYGFVDVLKKPYQLNDLLFLLDKYV, from the coding sequence ATGAAATTAAAGAAACTTCTATCTTCACTTTTGCTTTTCTTGGCACTTACTGCAGGTTACTCCACAGCTTTTGCAGCCTATGATAATATTCTGATAATCAATTCCTATTTTACCAATTATGCTTGGACTGAACAGCAATTGAATGGATTTTTCTCCAAACTGAAAGAAAGCAATATGTTTGCAGGATTTGAATATCATATAGAAAACCTGGACACAAAAAAGATGCCCTTTAATGCAGAATACAGAGAACAGTTTGTACAGATGATCAAATTTAAATATTACAAAACGCCGCATTCCCCCAAAGCAATCTATATTACCGATGATAATGCCATGACTTTTTTTCTGGAGGATTTAAACGAACTTTTCCCGGAAACTCCGGTAATTTTTTCAGGAGTAAACAACCTTGACCTGATGAATAAACTTGATCCAAAAAAGTTTTCAGGTTGCTTTGAAAAAAAAGATATCAGCAGAAACGTTGATTTTATTATAAAACATTTCGGCAGGAATAAACGGTTAATTTTCATAGGTGACAACTCTCCGACTGCTTCAATTATTAATAAGCAGATAAAAAAGACAATGGCTGAAGATTACAAAGGTATTAATTATAAAATAAAAACAATACCATCCATTTCAGATATTAGAAGTGTGTTGGAAACAGTCAGGGAAAAGAATAACATTTATATTCTCACAACTATCGGTGCCGTCAGGCATGGTATTTCCAGAGCAACACCGATTTCAGTGGTGATTAATGAGATTAGCACCTACATCGGAAAATCTCCTTTAATTTCAATGGAGGATGTCTTTGTCAGAGAAGGTGTACTCGGCGGGTATGTCACAAGCGGCAGACTGGCAGGCAGATATGCAGCCTCAATTCTCGAAACACTTTTGCAAAAACCTGAAAAGTTTAAAAACTATCTCAACTACCCGAAAAAGACCAATGAGTATCTGTTTAACTATCCGGAGCTTCAAAAATTCAATATCAAAATTGAAGAACTGCCGGAAAATGCCAAAATAATAAACAAGCCGTTTTCCGTTTATGAGGAATACAAAGAGATTATATGGCTTGTAACACTCATTCTTATCTTTATGTTTATTGCAGTAGTAATGCTGGAACTTAAAATAATTGCCGACAAGAAATTCAGAGAAACGGAAAGAAAGATGAGAGAAATGCTCAGAATTTCCAGACATATAATATACCATTTTAGTTTCAGAAAACAGAAATATGAGTATATAAGCGAATACGCCTCTGAAATTCTTGGTTTTCAAATGGATTTTTTCCACACTCCGAATTCTTCCCTACACAAGAATTTCATGAATACGGATGACTACAGTGAAGCAGCTGCAAAAATTGAAAAAGCAGCCAAAAATAAAGAAAAGAGCATAGAGCTTTCTTACAGATTAAAAACGGTTGACGGTGACTATAGATGGTTCAGGGATGTGGCTAATCTGATTTACGATGAAAACAACAACCTCAGTGCCATTGCCGGTACCGCCTATGATGTTGATACGGAAAAGCGAGTCAACGATGCAATGAATATTATCATCGCAAAAACATCCAGGATGCAGGGAGTGGAATATTTCAATGAAATCGTAAAAGATATCTGCCAAATACTGCAGTGTAAGTACGTATTTATTGCCAAGGTCAAAAATGAAAACAAGGCAGAAACTGTTGCATTTTGCAAAAATGGAGAACTAACGGAAAATTTTATTTTTAGTATAAAAAATTCTCCATGCAGCACTGATAGAGATGGAACAAAATGCATATACCCGCATAATTTAAGATTGAGTTTTCCCGAATGTGAAATGACACGCTCTTTGGGTATTGAATCCTTCTTCGGTTTTCAAATGTTTGACGAAACCGGCAATAAGATAGGTTTACTTGCAGCTATGGATGACAAGCCCATGGAAAAAGAGCAGATTTATCAGAACATACTTTCACTGGTTTCCAAAAGAGCTTCTCTTGAACTGGAGCGCATTGGATATATAAACAAGCTTAACGATGAGAGGGAGCGTCTTCATGTAATTATAAAGAGTATCGGCGACGCTGTTGTGGTCACCGATCTAAACGGCACAATCACTCTGGTTAACAGAACTTTCGAAAATTATTACGGTAAAAAATCTTCCTATATTTACGGCAAAAACATAAAGGATATCCTGTTCTTTTACGATGAAAACACATCAGAGAAAGCGGAAAACCCTGTGGATGAAATACTCGCAAACGGCCTTACCGTATCTAAAGAGGTCTCAGCCCTGTTGGAAACGGATTTGGGAGAAAGATTTTTTATAGAAGATTCAGTATCGCCATTAAGGGATTTTGAGAGCAAAATAATCGGTGCTGTTCTGATTTTCAGAGATGCAACAGTTAAAAGAAAAGTCGAAGAAGAGCAGGCAAAGCAGGCAAGGCTGGAATCGGTGGGTATTTTGGCCGGCGGTATAGCTCACGATTTTAATAACATGCTTGCCGCGCTCAGTGCTAACGTCGATCTTATAAAACTTCTTGATAAACAGAACAAATTCAGCGAAAAGATTTCTAATATCGAACAGTTAATTGGTAATGCAAAGAATTTGTCCCAACAGCTGCTTACATTTTCCAAAGGAGGCCGTCCCGAAATTAAAAAAGTGGATATAAAACCGCTTGCTGAAAACAGTTTTGAATTCATGCTCAGAGGTTCCTCAGTTTCCTATGAAATAAAAACTGATAAAAATCTGTGGACGGCACTTATAGATCTGGGGCAATTCTCACAGGTTCTGCAAAACCTTCTGATTAATGCAAGACAGGCCATAGAACCGGATTCCGGTAAAGTGACCGCCAGTATAACCAATTATGAGGCTGACGAAACAGACAAAGTATACGAACCGGGCAGATATCTGAAACTCGTATTGGCTGATAACGGCCCCGGTATAGAAAAAAAACAACTGGAAAAAATATTTGACCCGTACTTTTCCACCAAAGAGGGCGGAAGCGGGTTAGGTCTTGCAATAACCCATTCTGTAATCAAAAAACACAACGGATATATACATGTGGATTCAAAACCCGGTAAAGGTACAACATTTACTATACTGATTCCGGCAACACTTCAAAAACCCGATGAAAAACACACAAAAAATAATTTTACAATCAGCGGTATGAATAAAAAAATACTGGTTATGGACGACGATAGGATGGTGCAGGATTCCCTTGGAAACATTCTGACACATTACGGTTTTGATGTTTATATTGCCTCTGATGGAACTGAATTTTTGAAAAAATATAGGGAACTTATGGATAAGATGGAAAAACCCTCTTTAGTATTTCTGGACATAACAATTCCCGGCGGCATGGGGGCACAGGAAGCGATAAAGAAAGCTTTGGAAATGGATTCTGAGATAAAAGCCGTCGTAATGTCAGGATATTCGGAAAGTGATGCAATGTTAAATCCTGAAAATTACGGTTTCGTAGATGTGTTGAAAAAACCGTATCAGCTGAACGACCTACTGTTCCTTCTGGATAAATACGTTTAA
- a CDS encoding RluA family pseudouridine synthase produces the protein MKKEKAYKLLSAQEGISNRAAKDLIDRGVVFAGGEHLKIARTELPLDTVFKIRRDELNEVEVLFEDENLFAVNKSPYLTSYEVSQICDFPLIHRLDKGTSGVLLMAKNESFRKKVVELFKNQEIAKEYIAWVSGILAEDMYIDKNIKTHKHGKAKSYIYSKGKPAKTFVFPMEVSNKCTKVLIKIYTGRTHQIRVHLQDAGFPVLGDTEYGGKKYHRIMLHAKRIEMPGYTIETPEPQDFK, from the coding sequence ATGAAAAAAGAGAAAGCTTATAAACTTTTATCCGCACAGGAAGGTATTTCCAACAGAGCAGCAAAAGATCTTATTGACCGCGGAGTGGTTTTTGCCGGCGGTGAGCATTTGAAAATTGCAAGAACTGAACTGCCTTTGGATACAGTTTTCAAAATAAGGCGCGATGAATTGAATGAGGTTGAAGTTCTTTTTGAAGATGAGAATCTTTTTGCTGTGAATAAATCCCCTTATTTAACCAGCTATGAAGTATCCCAGATATGCGATTTTCCGCTTATACACAGGCTTGATAAAGGGACGAGCGGAGTTTTACTTATGGCTAAGAATGAATCTTTCCGCAAGAAAGTGGTTGAGCTATTTAAAAACCAGGAAATTGCTAAAGAGTATATAGCCTGGGTCAGCGGTATTCTGGCTGAAGATATGTATATTGATAAAAATATAAAAACACATAAACACGGTAAAGCCAAAAGCTACATCTATTCAAAAGGCAAGCCTGCAAAAACTTTTGTTTTCCCAATGGAAGTTAGTAATAAATGCACGAAAGTTCTGATAAAGATATATACGGGCAGAACGCACCAGATAAGGGTACATTTGCAGGATGCCGGCTTTCCGGTTTTGGGAGATACGGAATACGGCGGCAAAAAATATCATCGCATAATGCTTCATGCAAAGCGAATTGAAATGCCGGGGTATACGATTGAAACTCCGGAACCTCAGGATTTCAAATAG
- a CDS encoding NAD(P)/FAD-dependent oxidoreductase has protein sequence MYNYDFIIVGNSAAGLNAMRTLRHFDKSSSVAVIDRENEPAYSRVLTPYYVGDKIKRDALYIVDKQFYKKNGLDTFFGKELVSIVPEKNKIVLDDGTELNYCKLLLATGGEAKEIKYNNTRNVLKLRHFKDADKMGEMFKKSSSVVGFGAGLVTIPLLSHLKDEVEKHLVISSDRIFSRVVDKDASCILEKKFESRGLTIHKKDDLTAIDEKSDKLDITLKSGSKLIADLVIIGKGVEPNIQLAKGASIDTNWGIIVDKHCCTSAENIFAAGDAAECDDFLGGGKIIQGNWLTAAEQGDVAAKNMLGHGVKYEGSLKNNTTEVFGTEVAVVGYFGDDVKSEIFYDEKRGFFRKIFLDDSDTIIGATMIGETNDAGIYYGLVKRRAKLNNFNFKGFMNHAKILKNMDYC, from the coding sequence ATGTATAATTATGATTTTATAATAGTGGGAAACAGTGCTGCAGGGCTTAATGCCATGCGTACACTGAGGCATTTCGATAAAAGTTCGTCTGTTGCTGTGATTGACAGGGAAAATGAGCCTGCTTATTCGAGAGTATTAACACCCTATTACGTGGGTGACAAAATAAAAAGAGATGCTCTGTATATCGTTGATAAGCAGTTTTATAAGAAAAACGGTTTAGATACATTTTTCGGGAAAGAGCTGGTTAGTATTGTGCCGGAGAAAAATAAGATAGTTTTGGATGATGGCACAGAGCTGAATTATTGTAAACTTTTGCTGGCAACAGGCGGCGAAGCAAAAGAGATAAAATACAACAATACCAGAAATGTATTAAAATTGAGGCATTTTAAGGATGCCGACAAAATGGGTGAGATGTTTAAAAAATCATCTTCAGTTGTTGGTTTTGGAGCCGGATTGGTAACGATTCCCTTACTGTCACATCTAAAAGATGAAGTTGAAAAACACCTTGTGATTTCCTCTGACAGAATTTTTTCAAGGGTTGTGGATAAAGATGCTTCCTGCATTCTTGAAAAAAAATTTGAATCCAGAGGCCTTACAATTCACAAAAAAGATGATTTGACAGCCATTGATGAAAAATCAGATAAGCTTGATATTACTCTAAAATCAGGCAGTAAACTGATTGCCGATCTCGTTATTATCGGTAAAGGTGTGGAGCCGAATATTCAGTTGGCAAAAGGTGCATCAATTGATACCAACTGGGGAATCATAGTTGATAAACATTGCTGTACAAGTGCGGAAAATATTTTCGCTGCCGGAGATGCGGCGGAATGTGATGATTTTTTGGGCGGAGGAAAGATTATTCAGGGAAACTGGCTGACAGCGGCGGAGCAGGGGGATGTGGCTGCAAAAAATATGCTCGGACATGGTGTTAAGTATGAAGGCAGTCTTAAGAATAACACTACAGAGGTTTTCGGAACAGAAGTGGCAGTTGTGGGGTATTTTGGAGATGATGTAAAAAGTGAAATTTTTTATGATGAAAAAAGAGGTTTCTTTAGAAAAATTTTTCTTGACGATTCTGATACAATTATAGGCGCTACAATGATAGGTGAAACCAATGATGCAGGGATTTATTACGGACTTGTAAAGCGCAGGGCTAAATTGAATAATTTCAATTTTAAAGGTTTTATGAATCATGCGAAAATTTTAAAAAATATGGATTATTGTTAA
- a CDS encoding MoaD/ThiS family protein, which produces MIKVKIYGILRGYTGAAGLDLKNGITAAEIKSRLFGDKLDHSYIKVLLNGEHVDDKTVLADTSVSLFYIGGGGYPGG; this is translated from the coding sequence ATGATAAAGGTAAAAATATACGGAATTTTAAGGGGCTATACCGGCGCTGCCGGTCTCGATCTGAAAAACGGGATTACTGCGGCTGAGATAAAAAGCAGATTGTTTGGGGACAAGTTGGATCACAGTTACATAAAGGTTCTTTTAAACGGAGAACATGTGGATGACAAAACCGTTTTGGCTGATACATCCGTTTCATTGTTTTATATCGGGGGAGGGGGATATCCCGGAGGTTAG